DNA from Evansella sp. LMS18:
TTTTAATAATCTTCATACTTCCCTGAGTTACGGATATGAAGAAAGGCGGATCGTTCTGCCTTTCTTTTTTGTGGATAAAAATAGGTGCAAACTCCTTTATCTCATGCAAAAAGACAGCCGGGCTGATGTTAAGTCAGCATTCTGGTTTTCACAAGGCTATATATCGTTTACTCTCAATCACAGGCAGAAGTCCTGTGATTTTTCACTATAACTACAGAATTTTAATAGAAAGCATGGTGTTTAATAATGACTAAAAAAGTGGAAGAAATTAAAGAAATCGCTGAAAGAAATGGTATATATATTGAAGCTGAATCCATGAAAATTAATGAATCTGGCGTGGACTTTCAGGTAGTCCATGCAGTTGACCGGGACGGTGTGCGATGGATATTAAGATTGCCGAGAAGAAAAGATTCCATGGCAAAAACGGAAGTGGAAAAGAAAGTACTGGATTTCGTAAGCCGCTCCGTTTCTTTTGAGGTGCCTGTATGGACGGTATTCACCGATGACTTAATTGCTTATAAGCAATTGTCAGGGACTCCGGCAGGAACGATTGACCCTGAAATCCAGAACTATGTATGGGAATTCGATATCAATAACGTTCCCGATAATCACTTTAATTCCCTCGGTAAAGTAATGGCCGAACTGCATCGGTTATCTCCTGAAGCTTTGGACGTACCCGGCTTAAAGGTACTTGATGCAGAGGGTGTACGAGCAGAAATGAAAAAACGAATAAGCTGGGTAAAAGAGAAATATGGTGTCAGCGAAGAGTTAGAGGCAAGGTGGCAGGCTTGGCTGCAGGATGATAAAATGTGGCCGAACCATACAGGACTTATGCATGGGGATATCCATGCCGGCCATACGCTGATTAATGACCGGGCGGAAGTGACTGGACTAATCGATTGGACAGAAGCGGCAGTTACTGACGTTTCCAAGGATTTTGTTGGTCCTTACATGATATTCGGCGAGCAGGCGCTGGAGCGAATCATCGTGGCCTATGAAGCGGCAGGCGGTGTCACGTGGCCCAGGATGAAGGAGCATATCATTGAGAGGAAAGCAACATATCCGATTGATATTGCTGAGCTCGCAGCGACTTCGGGGATGAAAGAATATGAAGAAATGGCGAAAGAAAGCCTTGGTTTAAAAGAATAGTGATCAGATGCTTTCCTATAAGTTGACGAATAAATTCAGCCGTGTTTTAATAGAAAAAGTTTAATAGTTCAATGTTTTCTAGGGTTCCGTAATTTTTAAAATTAGTCTGGTCCGAGAGAAAACTCATAGCTATGCTATGCCACGGAGGGACAAAAGCCCGGGAGATTACTGAAAAGTATCTCCCGGGCTTTTTTAATTTAAACTAGTTGGGTAAATAGATTTTCTCCATTTCGCTGATAGAAGTGTTGAGTTCGAGAATAGAAGTACCGATTTCGAGAATAAAACCCTTCATTTCGAGAATAAGACCGCCGTTTTCGAGAAGGAAATCTTCAATCGAGAATGGAAGTGCTGATTTCGAGAATAAAAACGTCATTTTTGAGAATAAAACCCTCCATTTCGAGAATGTGCCCAGCCAGCTGGCAAAATTAGATTATGGGTAAATAAATAAGAAAACAACAATTCATCAAATATACAACAGAAAGACAGCAGGTGATATACATGGCTTTATTATTAGGATTAATTACAGCAATGGCACTTGGAGTAGGGGACTTCATTGCCGGACAGGTGACTAAGCGGGTTCCCACATTGATTGTTGTTTTATATGCGCAAGTGTTTGGGGCATTGATCATGGTCCCGACCGCTATAATAAGCGGCCACTCATTAACTTTTTCAGCCGTTATATGGGGATTACTTGCCGGTGTGTCGCTCGGTATAGGATTTATGCTGTATTTCAGATCCCTGTCACTCGGGAAAATGGGAGTTGTTTCGTCATTAACTGGTATTTTATCGGCGATTATTCCAGTTTTTACAGGACTTCTCATCGGCGAACGCCCTGGGGCTGGCGCATTATTTGCGGTTGTACTAATCGTATTTGCGATAACATTCATAACCAAAAAGGAGGAAAATGGCAGCAAAACAGCTGTAAAGAGCAATACGGCAGTACTGGCGCAAGCCGCCTTGGCTGGTATAATGATTGGACTTTTCTTTGTTTTCCTTCATATACCTGGCGCTGGGGAAAGTATGTGGACAGTTTCCTTTGCCATGACTGGTTCGTTTTTACCCGTTGCAGCAATATTACTATACAAAAGGGCTGATATTTACCGCGTCAGCAAAAACGCCTGGGGGTATATTCTTGCTAATGGATTTTTGCAGACATTCGCCACAATTACCTATGTCCTTGGCGTTAATATTGGCCTTATGTCCATTGTCGCCCTAGCCGGTGCACTCTCTCCGCTGTTTACTGTTATTTGTGCAAGACTAATCATTAATGAGCGGTTGAACAAAACTCAGATTGCTGGTTTTGTGCTTGCTTTGACGGGAGTGACTATTTTAGTGTTGTCCACATGACGTAAATAACCGGCTGGGTGAACTCATACGCCACGGATAGTAGGAGTTTTTATCATACATTGGTATTTCCCGAATCGAGCGGGGACCAAAGCGGGCTCCTGGCCTGTTCGTTGTCCCTGCATCGAAAGGGACTCCCATCACAACGATATCTGCGTCACTTGTGTGCTGTGTTTCCGGCATTCCCCAGAAAGATGGATTGCCTGCATATGCAAGCATATCGGTTTTGCACACTTAACCAGCAGCTCAGATACCTAAATTTCTGGTTGTGTTTAAAGTTATTTAATCTGTTACAGAGATAATGATTGCAAACTCCTAATACCTGTTCATAACAATTAGCTTTATTTTTCTGAAAAACCAGTATTTTCTATTACACTCTTATTTAGGATTTTTTAATAAAGTTATAAGAAAAACTTGTACTTTTATTGCTGATAGTCACTTATTTTTTCGGTAGAACATGATATAATGACCTAGTGTTCATTTTGTCGCTTCGTGTTTAAACGGAGTGAGAAAAATAATTTATCCGGGGTGAATGATGCTAGGTTTTAAAAAAATCCTATTAAATGAAAGCGCTGACTGGGCTGTGCTGTTACATGGCTTTGGCGGCGATTGTAATGTGTTCCATAAGCAAATGGCTGAATTATCAAGCCGTTGTAATATATTATTAATTGACTTGCCAGGGCATGGAAACTCTGAAGGTCTGGATAGGAATAAATACGATGCTATGGAGATTGCAGAGAAAGTAGTCGAAGTACTGGACAGGCTCCAGCTTTCTAAAGTACACATTGTTGCTTTTTCCCTGGGATCGATTGTTGCTAATGGGGTAATTGGGCTGGCACCGGAACGGATTAAATCGGTAGTTTTACTTGGTCCGGTCCTCGGCTGGAAAAGATGGTCCCGTTTCCTCATAAGAGTCAGCTATAAATTGAGAAATTTCGCCCCATATATGGTGTTTTATAAAATATTCGCTAACATTTTAATGCCTAAGAAAAACCACGCAAAATCACGGTACTATTTTATACGAGAGGCCACGAAGCTAGGCAGAAAAGAATTTATGAGCTGGGTCCACCTGATAAAACGGCCGGAAATACCATTTTTAACAACAAAGAAAATTAAACAATCGATTCCTAAGCAGTACATTATCGGTGCAGAAGACCATATGTTTCTCGCTGCTGCAATCAAGGATGCACGTGACGATAAGATGACGGAAATCGAAATCCTGGAGAACACCGGGCATGTATGTGTCCTTGAAAACAGTAAAGGTACAAATGAGGCGATGGTGAAATTTTTGGACAAACAAATGAGCGAGTCTGAAAAGAATAAGATTGCCGGTTAGTTTAAAGACTGACACAAGGTTTTAACCGTAAAAATTATTACCCTTGTTTTATAAATGAAAAATTCCATGGCGTCTTTTTGCCAAATCCCTTTGTTAAAACAACAGGAGTGAACATATATGAATATATTTCTTACTGGTTCTACTGGTTTCCTTGGGGGTAAATTAATCAGGAACCTTCTTGCAGATGAGAAAAACAAGCTGTTTTTGCTTGTACGTAATATAGAAAAAGCTCGTAAACTTGCAGCGTCCCTCAAAAAAGAGGAGCAGCAGCGTATTCAGCTGATCAAAGGGGATATTGCTTTTCCTGACTGTGGTATTTCCGATGAAGATCTTGAAAAACTTCAGGGCAGCGTTGAAGCAGTATACCATTTGGCAGCGCTCGTTAAATTTGACCTTGATTTAAAAGACGAGCTGTTTGCAGCGAATTATAATGGGACGAAACATGTTGCCGACTTAGCGGTAAACCTGGGGGCAGAGAAGCTTTTTTATGTGAGCACTGCCTATACAGCGGGCATTAATCAGGTTGGGACAGAGGAGCTTTACCCTTACGACAGTGAGACAAACAACCCTTACGAAGAAAGCAAAATTAAATCCGAACATCTTGCTATGTCTTATAATGACCGGTTAGATGTCTCGATTTTCCGCCCGGCAATCATTGTCGGCGACTCTGCCACTGGTGAGGCTGACTCCCAATTTGCTTTGTATGGGTTTATGAGAGCCCTCGATGTATTTAAACGACGTGTTACAAGAAAGCGGGAGAACAACAGGCCTTACCGGGTAATTTCTCGGAAGGACGCTACGTCTAATTTTGTTCCGGTAGATTATGTTTGTGATATTTTAGCCCTGGCTCCTGAGAGAGCGGAGAAAAATAAAATCTACAATATTACCAATCCGAATCCTCCGTCGAATCATCAATTAGTTTATATGTTAAGGGAAGCATTAGCCTTCCCGACTCTGGCTGCCATTGAACCGGAGGGGAGTCACCTTCTGAGGGAAGACGAAAAGCAGCTGAATGAGATGGTTGGCGTTTTCAAAGTATATATTTCTAACTCTATCTCATTTAAGGACGACAACACGAGACGTCTTATTGAGGGGACAGCAGTGGAACATCTGAATTTAGATGAAGCAACAGTTAAAATGATCATCGATGCTTATATGGAAACAAAAGCGAGCTAATATTGAGAACGGCAGGTGCCTGTGCACTTGCCGTTTTTTATGTCTGCGGCTCCTGTAAGGACGGTAACCGCTATATTAACTATCAATATATTCATTAATTTACCCTTTAATAGGTTACCATCTATTCCTTTGTCCAGGCCCCTGAATAAGATATATTACGTGTGGACAAAGGAGGTGCTATCATGAGCGGAACTCACGGAGGCTTTGCAGCTGGCTTTGCTCTCGTCCTGGTGCTGTTTGTGCTGCTTGTAATAATCGGAGCAGCAAGAATCGGTTACTAATTTCTGAGAAAGAGCAAGTTAACATGGCAGACGACACTGTTATCTCTTTGCAAACAAAAAAAAAAATTTACCTGCCTGTCAAATGACAGGTATTTTTTTGTTTTTTAACCCTATTAAACGAAGAGAAATTTACTATGTTGCTTCTGCCAATATATGTTAAACTAAGGAAAAGAATTTACTGTTTTTCTAACTGAATCAATTTCATAATTCAAGGTTTTCAACTTTAATGCCAGCATTATCTTAAAAGGTTGAAATTCAATCAACTATAAGAATAACGTACATATACAGGGAATCTTGCAGATGAATAAATTGGTTAAGGGGTGGGGGAAATTGCTGCTGGCATTTTTAATTAGCTTGATACTAGTCGGAATGGTCGGTGGATACTTTTTAGCTTTTTTAGGCCCACATGGCATTATTGCAGGTTTGCTGAGTGGTATTTTAGTTGTTTTAACATATATTGCGATACAGATTACACCCAGCCAAAGGGGAAAATAATCAAAAAAGAAAGTCATATTAATTGAAACACCGTTAATTTATCTTAAAAATTTGTGAAAACATGGTAATATTAAGAGAAGGTTGTCGCTAATTCAGTGAAAAACTGTTTTTGGTTCTTTAAATCATCCATAATTGGCGAAAATATATTTATAGCTTAGTAAGGTAATAGGGGGATCAGAGAGATGTTTAAGTTCATTTTTTATGTAGTCATTTTTTTCCTTATTGGTTATAATTACGGCCACATTACAAGAGGTACTGTATTTGATAATTTCTTCGTCATGCTGTTTAGCCTGTTTGTCCTCATTTTTCTCATTGAATGGATTTTCAGCTTGTTCCGTTCCAGGAAAAATGCAAATGGGCAAGAGGAAGAGGCATCCATAAGTGCATTTGAAGGAGAATTACAGGCGCTCCAGGCTGAGTTCGGAAAAACCTGGGATCTGAAATACAATAACCACGAACTAACCATTGTTAATAAGTATAATCAGGAAGAATTGTATATTAATGGGAAACTCATTTGTGAGAAAACCAGAAGCAGCTGGTATTCCTGGTTAGTAACTTCACAAACACTAAAAGGAAAGCTTGAAGAAGGAGATCAGTCCAGAATTGTAAAAGTTAAGCTGGGCGGTATTATGAGTCTTAATTGTAAAGTATATGTAGATAAAGAATTAATTTTTCAGGAAAAAATAAAGTATAATGTTCTTACCGGAAAGGTAAAAGAGAAGGATTAGAGCATTTTCCATTGTATTTAAGGGTTGTCCAGATGATAAAAAGGCTTCCGTTATCTGGTGGAGAACAGACGTATGAATTTGCATACGTCTTTTTTCTATTTAATCAATTTTTTGCTGTCAGGCTGAGCAATTGAATTAATAAATAGACGGAAAGATTCCGCTTAATTCGTAATTTTAATTAAATAACGCTAAAATAGGCGGAGAGATTCCGTCTATTAACTCAAAAAAGACGAAAATGGGCGGTTTTTCTTTGCTTAACCGGAAAAAGTCCCCTTATATTTACCCGAAACGACCTCCAAACTGCAAATAAACGGAATATCTCCGGTTATTCAGTTTCAATACCGGAAACCTTATTATAGTTTTCTGGAATACAGATAACTTTCGAAAGCAGGAATCAAAACAATTAATGGAGCGAATGAAAGTATGGCCAGCGCCTCTTCACTGAGTGGAGGAAGAAAAAGCAAAACGAGGCCTATTCCAACAAGAGGAATACTCCAGAACATCATCCTTTTTGCGCCGTATTTATTGATTTTATACCAGTTTTCTTCAGATTTAAAAGATTTTGGGAACCGCACACCGTATAGGTAGTTCATTTCAACCTTTTCTTTGTAGAGGGGAATCGCCAGGCCGATGAATAAAAGTCCGCAAAACAGATTAATAAGGGCGATAACTATGTTTCCCATTTTTTCACCTCAGATCGAAAATAATTATTCATAATAAATATACGAAGTTTATGCATAAATGGTTTCATAATCACTGAAGTGGCCGAAAAAAGAACCAAAGATCATTGTCTCTGGTTCCTTTCGTCCCGGGTATGAGCAGGAAAACACTATTACTGATTTATCGATCACAAGTAACGACGACGAATTCTCCTGGACTTAGTGTTCGTGTTTGTGCAGGAGTGCCTCCTGTAACTCTGCTGCAGAAGATATCGAGCGTAGACAATCCGCATCGTATTCTTGCAAACTGGTTTCTGCTGAGATCCACATCTCTTAATCTCCTTGTTGGAGCCCCAAAGATAGGCAGACAGAAGACAACTGCGATTTCACCTGGTGCCAGAGTAACCTGGTTGTCCGTCGTTGTCCGTACTCTTCCATCACTGCCAACGATAGTTACAAGATGTCCGCCGCGGAGGCGTCCAGCGATATTCTCAAGTAAGTCCTGATGCAGCAACTCCCTTAAACGTCCTCTTAAATTATCTGACAAGATTTTCACCTTCCTTTCCTCACTTTGCTTGTATTATATGCTTCTGCAAAGCTTACGAAAGGGCATGTACCACTGCCTGATAAAATATCAACCATTGTCTTTGATTAAAGGGAAAGAATATTTCTATCAGGCTGAGCTTATAACTTATACTTTTTGTCCTGTTTGTAAATAATTTTAAGAGGTATTATACATCAAGGAGGAAAAGGAGTATTAAATGGAGTCATTCACCGCAATAAAAATGATAATGATACTCAAAATAAGTTCTGTTGCTCCAGAGTGGAATGAAATCATCGATTTACGCAGAGATGCGAGGGATAAGGAACTGGAATACTGGCTTTCTGAATCGTTATTTACATTTAACTGGTGGTTTCTACTCGTAACAACTATCCTTTTTTTTGCCATATGGGTTTATCTCCTGGATAAAAAAAGAATTCTGGAAATATCAGCGTTTGGGCTGCTTATTGGAACGATTGCCTATATTCTCGACACTATTGGCAGCAACATGGTGTTTTGGTCATATCCAGACAGTGTTTTTCCGATAATCTCGCCAATTCTTGAAATCCATAAATTTCACTTGCCAATTATTTACATGATTGTTTATCAATATTTCCAGCCGTGGAAACAATATTTAACAGCTTTAACAATCAGCGCCGCAGTGTTTGCTTTTATTCTTGAACCAATCACAGTGTGGCTTGGGATCTATGTGATTTACCAATGGAAATATATTTACTCTTTTCCAATCTATATTTTGATAGGCATTATCATTAAATGGATTTTCATTAAGGTAAAACATATCGAAAAGAGTTATCAAAATAAAGCGGGAAGACTTGATTAACGGGACAGATCAGCAATCATGCATGCGGATCTGTTCTTATTTTGTTCTAGGGAGGGCGGGAAGGGAAGTTAGCTGCCCGATCACAGTCCAACCTGCGAAACAAGCAGGTGAATCAGCCGTAAACGGCCGTCCAACCGGCGAAAATAACGAACCAACCTGCGATAACCGCTATCCAACCTGCGAAACAAGCGTCTTATTCTCGAAAATGCCTATCTCATTTTCGAAATCTGCCTTCCTATTCTCGAAAACGACTACCCCATTCTCGAAAATCTCCTCCCCGCTACCAAGACAACACTCCTCAAATAAATCATCATAAAATGTTCAAACAATTCATTGACCAGACTAGTCAAAAACTGATATATTTGAATTGACCAATGCAGTCAATCGAGTTTTTGACGGACTAATTTCAGCCATTTTGACTAGCAGGGAAAGGAGTGATACCTATTTACTCTAAATTCGAAAGTCTGGATCAGGAGAAACAGGAACGTATTATAAATGCCGCGATCAAGGAATTTGTGAAAACTGGTTATGACAAGGCATCGACCAATGAAATAGTGAAAGAGGCAGGCATATCGAAGGGATCCTTGTTCCATTATTTCAATAACAAGAAGGATCTGTATTTGTACATTCTGGATCACACGTTGAAGGTTATTGAAGATAACATCTATACGGAAATTAATTTTAGTGAAACAGATATTTTTAAGAGGATTGGCCAGATAGGGAGGACGAAGCTCGAGGTAATGACTACGTATCCCCAGATCTTTGATTTCCTGAAGTCAGCTGCTGCAGATGACTCGCCTGAAGTGAAGCCTGATTTTGAGGAAAAACAGAAGAAGGTACTCGCACAAGGTTTTGAAAAAATATATGAAAATATCGACTGGTCAAAATTCCGGGAAGGCATTGATATTGAAAAGGCCGTAAACATTATTAACTGGACGATGTTGGGTTACGCAGAAAAGGAAAAAGAGAAGCTTATATCATACAGCGAAGCAGGTGTGGGACAACTGGAGCAGTGGGACAGCTACGCCGAAATCCTGAAAAGCTGCTTTTATAAAAAAGAGGGGGAATAACCGGTGAGCATGTTAAAGGTCACTAACTTAACGAAGAAATTTGGGGATTTTAAAGCATTAGATGAAGTTAATCTGGAAGTAAATGAAGGAGAAATTATGGGCTTTATCGGACCTAACGGCGCTGGTAAGTCCACGACTCTGAAAGTGCTTCTTGGTATATTGAAAGCGTCTGACGGAGAAGTGAAAATTTTCGGCAAAGATGCGTGGGACGATGCAGTGGAAATCCATAAGCGGGTTGCCTACGTCCCAGGTGATGTAAACCTCTGGCCTAATTTAACAGGTGGAGAAGTCATTGATCTGTTCGTAAAGCTCCGGGGGACGAATCATCAAAGCAGAAGAGATGAACTGATTGAAAAATTCAGCCTGGACCCTAAAAAGAAATGCCGTACCTACTCGAAAGGAAACCGGCAGAAGGTTGCCCTGATTGCAGCTTTCTCATCTGACGCAGATTTATATATTCTCGATGAGCCAACGTCAGGACTGGATCCCCTCATGGAAAATATTTTTCAGGAGTGTGTCAAGGACCTGAAGAAGCAGGGGAAAAGCGTGCTTTTATCGAGCCATATTCTTTCAGAGGTAGAGAAATTATGCGATAAAGTGGCGATTATCCGAAAAGGCTCCATTATCGAAACAGGGACACTTACTGAACTCCGTCACTTAACCCGAACACAGCTTCTCATCGAAACAAAGAAATCGGTGAAAAACCTGGCGGAACTGAAGGGTGTCCATGATGTGGAAGTGAAGGAACAAGGGCTCTCTTTCCAGGTGGACACCGAGGAGCTTGATAATGTGCTCAGGCATGTCAGCCAGTTTGGTGTTTTAAAGCTGGAGAGTGCTCCGCCAACGTTAGAGGATTTGTTTATGCGCCATTATGAGAGCGGGGAAAACGAAGCGACTCCAGGAGCTGGAGGTGGAAACTGATGGCTCTGAAGCATCTGGCGAAAACAGGGAAGCTTTCCCGGTTCATCCTTCGTTTAGACAAAATTAAAATTTCCCTCTGGCTCATCGGGATTACTTTTTTTACATTAATCGTTCCGGCTGCTTTTGAGGGGTTGTACGAAAACCAGCAGGAAAGAGACGCAATGGCAGAAACGATGGCTAACCCGGCGATGACCGCTATGGTAGGTCCCGGGAATTTGGAAAATTACACGACAGGGGCGATGACTACCCACCAAATGCTGTTAATGACAGCTCTTGTTGCAGGTTTAATGAGTATTTTACTTGTGAGCCGCCATACGAGGGGGGACGAGGAAGACGGGCGTGTTGAACTGATTCGCTCCTTGCCAGCTGGGCGTCTTTCCTATTTGAATGCGGCTTTAGTTGTCATAACTGGAACAAGTGTAGTTTTAGCTTTGATTAACGGTATTGGGCTTTATGCTCTCGGTATTGATACGATGGATCTCGAGGGATCGTTACTGTATGGCGCCGGGTTGGGAGGCACCGCTTTAGTTTTCGCAGGAGTAGCAGCAGTTTTTGCCCAGCTTTCCGAAAGTTCCCGGGGCACAATCGGATTGTCCATTGGGGTGCTCCTTTTATCTTACTTGTTCCGCGCGGTTACAGATATCAGCAATGAATCCCTTTCCTGGCTGTCTCCCTTAGGCTGGGTGACAAAAACAGAGGCGTATACGAACAACAACTGGGGACCGATTTTCCTAATGGTTGCTGTTGCAGCTATCTTGTATATCCTTGCAAATTACCTTCAATCCATTCGTGATCTCGAAAGCGGCTTTTTACCATCAAAACCAGGCCGGAGTACTGCTTCCTCATTTTTGCAGGGCCCGCTCGGTTTAGCGTGGAGGCTGCAGAGAACGGGAGCTATCTTCTGGGCAATGGGTATGTTCGTATTGGGTGCGTCATATGGTTCGGTGATGGGGGATATGGAGTCGTTCTTCGAAGGGAACGAAATGCTCCAGCAGATGCTCCAGCCAGAAGACGGGCTCACATTAACGGAGCAGTTCATCCCTATGCTTTTGGTCGTTATGTCAATTATGGCAACTGTTCCGCCGGTTATCGCTATGAATAAATTACGGGGGGAAGAGAAGAAGGAGAGGCTCGATCACTTGCTGGGTCGGGCGGTTTCACGTACTCAGCTCATGGGAGGATACCTGTTTCTTGCAGTCCTGAATGCCTTTGTCATGATTTCCCTTACAGCTATTGGCCTGTGGGCTGCTGCAGACGCAGTCATGGAGGAGGGTCTCAGCTTCAGTATGATTTACGGGGCAGCCATGGCTTATTTACCGGCAACGCTTGTCATGGTTGGTTTGGCGGCATTCCTGACGGGAGTTCTCCCAAAGTTTCCCTCTTTTGTCTGGGCTTACGTACTTTATTCATTCTTTGTTGTATATTTAGGAAGCTTACTGCAGTTTCCGGAATGGTTAGGGAAGCTTTCTCCATTTGGCCATGTGGCCCAGGTGCCGGTGGAAGAAGCAGCATTTCTTCCTCTGTTCCTGTTAAGTATTATTGCCGCAGTGCTAATGGTCGCGGGCTTAACCGGCTTCAGAAAACGAGATATTCTAGCTTAATGAGAAAAGGCCTCTGGTATAATTTTTGGAACCAGGGGTCTTCTTTATACTATTATTCTCCACCACCGCCACCTGGCCTGTGGTCTCCCATCATATAATTTGAGCTGTCCCCTGGTTTTGCCTCGGGATGTGTCATCTTATTCGGAATGTTATTATTTCTTTTCCTCCTCCAGTCAATCAAGATTGCAAATGCAATAATAAGGAAAACTAAAAGAGCAAAAAACCAAATCATTTGCTATCACTCCTTTGCACGTTTGGCTAACCTTGATTATTTCAAGTGTAACACGTGTTTCTATAATTGATTTAAATTTCCATCGACAAAAGTTTTCCCCCAATAATCACCTTTAACATTGAGTAATTCAGACCCACTGGAAGAAAAAAGAATTACCTTTTAAAATAGAAATTGTAAGCTTTTATCTGTTTTACAAATGTTTAACAGTGTATATTGTTGAGTAATAGGGAAGTAAATGCCGCTTGAAACAGCAGGAGGGGGAATAAAGTGTGAGCGTACATTTCTACAGAAAAAAGCGTTCTCTCAATAGCTATATAATAGAAAAATATATACTCCCTTTACGGGGGACGAAAAAGGCGTATTCAACTCCGGAAAATGCACAACAATTCTTAACACAACAGGGTAATGAAAATACTGCACCTTACTTAATAGAAAAAATAAATTTCTCCTCAGGTATCAGTGAACAGGAATTTGAGGGCATGCAGGTTTTTATATTGAATGACCGTTCATCAGCAAAACAAAAAGTGATTCTCTATCTGCACGGCGGGGGGTGGACCTGCCAGCCTGAACGTTACCACTGGTTGTTTTTGGATAAACTCGCACAGGAAACAGATGCGAAAATAATCGCTCCTGTTTACCCTAAAACACCGAATTTTAACTATATGCATACTTATCCTAAGCTCCTCAACATATATGAAGAAATTCTTGAAATGGTTGGGGAACCTGCGCAAATAACGCTTATGGGCGATTCGGCAGGGGGGAATATATGCCTTGTTCTGGCTCATCTCTTTAAAGAGCATGACCTGCCCCAGCCGAAAGATATTATATTACTGGCTGCATGTGTTGATATGAATTTTGATAATCCCCTGATACCATTGTATGAAGAGAGGGATCCAATGCTCGCTTCCGGTGGGATGGATGTAATAACAAGTGCATGGGCAGGGGATAAAAAACGGCATGACCCGTTAATGAGCCCTGTATATAGCGAGCTTGAAGGATTGGCAAAAATATCCCATTTTATCGGCACACATGATATTTTATATCCTGATGCGGTAAAATTTGATGAGAAGCTGACAAACCAAGGCTTGCCTATCGACACCTTTGTTTTTCCACGAATGAATCATGTATTT
Protein-coding regions in this window:
- a CDS encoding alpha/beta hydrolase fold domain-containing protein; translation: MSVHFYRKKRSLNSYIIEKYILPLRGTKKAYSTPENAQQFLTQQGNENTAPYLIEKINFSSGISEQEFEGMQVFILNDRSSAKQKVILYLHGGGWTCQPERYHWLFLDKLAQETDAKIIAPVYPKTPNFNYMHTYPKLLNIYEEILEMVGEPAQITLMGDSAGGNICLVLAHLFKEHDLPQPKDIILLAACVDMNFDNPLIPLYEERDPMLASGGMDVITSAWAGDKKRHDPLMSPVYSELEGLAKISHFIGTHDILYPDAVKFDEKLTNQGLPIDTFVFPRMNHVFVVMPIPEAKAARRKIIEIINS
- a CDS encoding ABC transporter permease translates to MALKHLAKTGKLSRFILRLDKIKISLWLIGITFFTLIVPAAFEGLYENQQERDAMAETMANPAMTAMVGPGNLENYTTGAMTTHQMLLMTALVAGLMSILLVSRHTRGDEEDGRVELIRSLPAGRLSYLNAALVVITGTSVVLALINGIGLYALGIDTMDLEGSLLYGAGLGGTALVFAGVAAVFAQLSESSRGTIGLSIGVLLLSYLFRAVTDISNESLSWLSPLGWVTKTEAYTNNNWGPIFLMVAVAAILYILANYLQSIRDLESGFLPSKPGRSTASSFLQGPLGLAWRLQRTGAIFWAMGMFVLGASYGSVMGDMESFFEGNEMLQQMLQPEDGLTLTEQFIPMLLVVMSIMATVPPVIAMNKLRGEEKKERLDHLLGRAVSRTQLMGGYLFLAVLNAFVMISLTAIGLWAAADAVMEEGLSFSMIYGAAMAYLPATLVMVGLAAFLTGVLPKFPSFVWAYVLYSFFVVYLGSLLQFPEWLGKLSPFGHVAQVPVEEAAFLPLFLLSIIAAVLMVAGLTGFRKRDILA
- a CDS encoding ABC transporter ATP-binding protein translates to MSMLKVTNLTKKFGDFKALDEVNLEVNEGEIMGFIGPNGAGKSTTLKVLLGILKASDGEVKIFGKDAWDDAVEIHKRVAYVPGDVNLWPNLTGGEVIDLFVKLRGTNHQSRRDELIEKFSLDPKKKCRTYSKGNRQKVALIAAFSSDADLYILDEPTSGLDPLMENIFQECVKDLKKQGKSVLLSSHILSEVEKLCDKVAIIRKGSIIETGTLTELRHLTRTQLLIETKKSVKNLAELKGVHDVEVKEQGLSFQVDTEELDNVLRHVSQFGVLKLESAPPTLEDLFMRHYESGENEATPGAGGGN